Below is a genomic region from Halostella litorea.
GGACAGCCGAACCATGCCGCTCTTGTCGGGGCTGACACCGGGGATCTCGTCGTAGTACTGGGTGTGGTACCGGCTCGGCAGCCAGACCGCCTCCGGCGGCTCGCGCCCGAGCGCGACGCCCATGTCGGCCCAGCTCCCGTTGTTGGCGACCCATGTCTCGGGGACGCCGTCGAACTCGACGGTGCCGACCGGCTCCATCGTCACGGAGTACGGTCCGCTCGATCCGTCGTCCGAGTCCCCGTCGTTCGAAGCGTTGCCGTCGCCGCCGTCGTCCGTCTCCTCGTCCGAGCCGCCGTAGGACGTACAGCCGGCGACCGCACCCACGCCGGCGGCCGCGGCGGTCGTTCTGAGGACGTTCCGTCTCGTCGTGCGCCGTCCGTCTGGCATATTTTTTAGGCCGGCCTAAAACATCATAAGCGTTCCGGAACCCCGACCGGATTCACTCGCTCTCGTCGGGCAGCGCGTGGTGGGGGAGGACCTGCAGTTCCGGCTCGTGCTCGACGGTCGCCTCGACGCCGAACACGTCCGCGAGCAGTTGTTCGGTCACGACCTCCTCCGGGGGGCCCCAGTCGTACAGTTCGCCGTCGCGCATCGCCACCAGGTAGTCCGCGAACCGGGCGGCCTGGGCGATGTCGTGGAGCACGACGGCGACGGTGACGTCCTGGCGCTCGTTGAGCTGGCGTACGGTCTCCAGCACGCGGAACTGGTGGTACAGGTCGAGGAAGGTCGTCGGCTCGTCGAGCAACAGGACGTCCGTCTCCTGGGCGAGCACCATCGCGATCCAGGCCAGCTGCTTTTGCCCGCCGCTCAGCTGCCCCAGTTCGGCGTCCCGGAGGTGGTCGACGCCGGCCAGATCCAGCGCGCGTTCGACCGCCTCGCGGTCGGCTTCCGAGACGTCGTCGAAAAAGCCCCGGTGCGGGTAGCGCCCGTGGTACGCCAGGTCCTCGACGGTGATCCCGTCGACCGGGTCGTTCTCCTGGGAGAGCACGCCCATTTCCCGGGCGAGTTCCTTCTTCCCGAAGGAGTCCAGATCCCGGCCGCGGATCCGCACCGTCCCGGCGTCCGGTGTGAGGTGGTCCGAGAGCGCCTTCAGGAGCGTGCTCTTGCCGCTGCCGTTCGGCCCCACGAGCGCGGTGACGGCCCCCTCCGGGATGTCGAGGCGGGCGCAGTCGACGACGGTGCCGTCGCTCGTCGGGTAACTCAGTTCGAGCCCGTCGCCGACGAGGGCGCTGTCGACGACCGCGCCGTCGCCGTCGGTGATCGGCTCGTGGTCCGGTTCGTCCGCCCGCGCGTCCACGTTCGTGGTTGGCATCAGAGTTCACCCATCGACTGTTGTTTCCGCATCAGGTACAGGAAGTACGGCCCGCCGACCAGGCCGGTGACGACGCCCACCGGCACCTGCCTCGGCGTGTTCATCACGACCGGGAAGAACAGCCGCGCGCCCACGTCGGCGACGACCATCAGCGCCGGCCCGGCGAACAGGCAGCCGACCATCAGCCGGCGGTAGTCGCTCCCGACGACGTTCCGCACGATGTGTGGCACGACGAGGCCGAAGAAGCCGACGATGCCGGCCACGGCGATGGCGGCGCTGGCCGCGAGGATGGCGACGGCCGAGAGCAGGAACCGGACGCGCTCGACGCGCATGCCCAGCGACTGGGCCGTCCGCTCGCCGAGCAGCAGGACGTTGAGCTGTCGGGCGCCGGCGAGCGCCACGACGATGGCGATGAGGGCCGGCAGGATGGCGATCCGCACCTCCTCCCAGCCCGTGCCGGTGAGCGACCCCGTCGTCCAGGCGATCGCCGTCTGGACGACGCCCAGGTCGTCGGCGAAGAAAAACATCGCGCGCTGGAGCGACTGGAACACCATGTTGACGATCACGCCCGCGAGGACGAGCCGCACGGGGCTGGTCCCGCCCTGCCACGCGATGGCGTACACGACCAAGAACGCGAGCGCCCCGCCGCCGGCCGCGAGGAACGGCAGGTACGGCGCGAGCCCGCTGAACACGACCAGCGTCAGCAACACCGCGAAGCCGGCCCCGGAGCTCACGCCGAGCACGAACGGGCTCGCCAGTTCGTTGCGCGTGACCGCCTGGAAGATGGCGCCCGAGACGGCGAGCGCCGCGCCGGCGATCATGCCGACGAACACCCGGGGGAGCCGGAGGTTCCAGACGACGACGCTCCGCGTCGACATCTCGGGGGCCTCGGCCCCGAAGAGGAACGCGTTCCACGCGTCGAGGTTGAACACGACGCCGGGGTCGAACACCGTGCGCCACGCCTGGCCGATCGTCATCGAGTACGTCCCGAAGCTCACCTG
It encodes:
- a CDS encoding ABC transporter ATP-binding protein, whose amino-acid sequence is MPTTNVDARADEPDHEPITDGDGAVVDSALVGDGLELSYPTSDGTVVDCARLDIPEGAVTALVGPNGSGKSTLLKALSDHLTPDAGTVRIRGRDLDSFGKKELAREMGVLSQENDPVDGITVEDLAYHGRYPHRGFFDDVSEADREAVERALDLAGVDHLRDAELGQLSGGQKQLAWIAMVLAQETDVLLLDEPTTFLDLYHQFRVLETVRQLNERQDVTVAVVLHDIAQAARFADYLVAMRDGELYDWGPPEEVVTEQLLADVFGVEATVEHEPELQVLPHHALPDESE
- a CDS encoding FecCD family ABC transporter permease, with the protein product MGSSEAVAARSSTESRQGWYSRTLVLFCLTCLALTVAGGLAQVSFGTYSMTIGQAWRTVFDPGVVFNLDAWNAFLFGAEAPEMSTRSVVVWNLRLPRVFVGMIAGAALAVSGAIFQAVTRNELASPFVLGVSSGAGFAVLLTLVVFSGLAPYLPFLAAGGGALAFLVVYAIAWQGGTSPVRLVLAGVIVNMVFQSLQRAMFFFADDLGVVQTAIAWTTGSLTGTGWEEVRIAILPALIAIVVALAGARQLNVLLLGERTAQSLGMRVERVRFLLSAVAILAASAAIAVAGIVGFFGLVVPHIVRNVVGSDYRRLMVGCLFAGPALMVVADVGARLFFPVVMNTPRQVPVGVVTGLVGGPYFLYLMRKQQSMGEL